The Humulus lupulus chromosome 4, drHumLupu1.1, whole genome shotgun sequence genome has a window encoding:
- the LOC133828869 gene encoding uncharacterized protein LOC133828869: MRQMESIKPRIREYLLQVGYEKWARSYSTRRRYTIMTSNISESLNSVWKEARDFPVVALLENLRQKVQNWFDTRRLEAASTFTRLSKWAEDQLVEQNRLGRTMNVYSVGHQIYQVVDGNLEFVVEILKRSCTCCKWDLDEIPCSHACAAIRKANLCHYTYVSDFYMKDAFVSTYNGIIHPVGSQKFWDIPDIVKDHVVLPPIVRRRAGRPKKKRIPSAGEKRRQIKCGRCNENGHNRKRCRNAIHVKMKSMKRLKSCVHPQ, translated from the exons ATGCGCCAAATGGAGTCAATCAAACCAAGAATTCGTGAATATCTTCTTCAAGTTGGATATGAGAAATGGGCTAGATCATATTCTACTAGAAGAAGATACACCATTATGACCTCAAATATATCTGAAAGCTTAAATTCTGTTTGGAAAGAAGCTAGAGACTTTCCTG TTGTAGCTTTATTGGAAAATTTAAGGCAAAAGGTTCAAAATTGGTTTGATACACGTCGTTTGGAAGCAGCAAGCACATTTACAAGGTTGTCAAAATGGGCAGAAGACCAGCTTGTTGAGCAAAATCGTCTAGGTAGAACTATGAAT GTATACTCTGTTGGTCATCAAATTTACCAAGTTGTTGATGGTAACTTAGAATTTGTTGTTGAAATTCTAAAGCGCAGTTGCACTTGTTGCAAGTGGGACTTAGATGAAATCCCTTGCTCGCATGCATGTGCTGCCATAAGAAAAGCAAACTTGTGCCATTATACTTATGTCTCTGACTTTTACATGAAGGATGCTTTTGTGAGCACATATAATGGAATAATCCATCCAGTGGGAAGTCAAAAGTTTTGGGATATTCCTGATATTGTCAAAGATCATGTTGTGCTGCCACCCATTGTAAGGAGAAGAGCTGGCAGACCAAAAAAGAAGAGGATTCCTTCGGCTGGTGAAAAAAGGAGGCAAATCAAGTGTGGTAGGTGCAATGAAAATGGACACAATCGTAAAAGATGTAGAAATGCTATTCATGTGAAGATGAAATCTATGAAGAGGCTGAAATCTTGTGTTCATCCTCAATAA